A window of Formosa sp. Hel1_31_208 contains these coding sequences:
- a CDS encoding ABC transporter ATPase, producing the protein MLVDFNTLPEESRVWIYQANRSFTDQEISEIKEKLNIFIENWTAHGSDLQSGYTIEYKRFIVIALNQNLNTATGCSIDASVHFIQELEKDYNVDLMDKMNVSYKQGEFIAHKTLLDFKKMAKDKAVSKNTIVFNNLVTNIAEFKENWEVPASESWHSRFLK; encoded by the coding sequence ATGTTAGTTGATTTTAATACTCTTCCTGAAGAATCTCGCGTTTGGATTTACCAAGCTAATCGCTCGTTCACCGATCAGGAAATTTCAGAAATAAAAGAAAAACTCAATATATTTATTGAGAACTGGACTGCTCATGGAAGTGATTTGCAATCTGGATATACTATTGAATATAAGAGATTTATAGTGATTGCTTTAAATCAAAACTTAAATACAGCTACAGGGTGTAGTATTGATGCTTCTGTTCATTTTATTCAAGAATTAGAGAAAGATTATAATGTAGATCTCATGGATAAAATGAATGTTTCATACAAGCAAGGTGAATTCATTGCCCATAAGACACTGCTTGATTTTAAGAAAATGGCAAAAGACAAAGCTGTTTCAAAAAACACCATCGTTTTTAATAACTTAGTCACCAATATAGCAGAATTCAAAGAAAACTGGGAAGTACCAGCAAGTGAGAGCTGGCATAGTAGATTTTTAAAATAA
- a CDS encoding DUF1853 family protein, producing MHLSPQHFQDLYQGFCKTHNLWQNNTVFDMTQFNLPLSASSVFHRKQEKRLRLGQLAEQFVFNQLETSKDVTLIAENIQIKKDKQTLGELDAILQIDKQQIHLEIIYKFYVYDETLGDTELERWIGPNRKDSLIEKLTKLKDKQLPLLYSEACQSTLEHLNIHDSSVIQHVLFKAQLFVPYQIDVDFEILNSDCICGYYLRRNQIKTFSTNKFYIPTKLDWFLNPFNDVDWLNFNDFVEKADSFLNQGQSPLFWMKHKEGRLQKCFLIWW from the coding sequence ATGCACTTATCTCCACAACATTTTCAAGACCTATATCAAGGATTCTGTAAAACACATAACCTCTGGCAGAATAACACCGTATTTGATATGACACAATTCAATCTGCCTTTGAGTGCGTCTTCAGTTTTTCATCGAAAACAGGAAAAGCGATTGCGTTTAGGACAATTGGCCGAACAGTTTGTCTTTAATCAACTAGAAACAAGTAAAGACGTTACTCTGATCGCTGAAAATATTCAGATTAAAAAAGACAAACAAACCTTAGGTGAATTAGATGCCATATTACAAATTGACAAACAGCAAATTCATTTAGAAATTATCTATAAGTTTTATGTGTATGATGAAACATTGGGCGATACAGAATTAGAACGATGGATTGGACCTAACCGTAAAGATAGCTTGATAGAAAAGTTAACAAAATTGAAAGACAAGCAATTGCCGTTACTGTATTCTGAAGCCTGTCAATCAACCTTAGAACACTTGAATATTCATGATTCGTCAGTTATACAACACGTGTTATTTAAAGCGCAACTCTTTGTGCCTTATCAAATCGATGTGGATTTCGAAATTTTGAATTCAGATTGTATTTGTGGGTATTATCTACGACGAAATCAAATAAAAACCTTTAGTACCAATAAATTTTATATACCTACAAAATTAGATTGGTTCTTAAACCCTTTCAATGATGTTGATTGGTTAAACTTTAATGATTTTGTAGAAAAAGCAGACTCATTTTTAAATCAAGGTCAGTCTCCATTATTTTGGATGAAGCATAAGGAAGGGAGACTGCAGAAATGTTTTTTGATTTGGTGGTAA
- a CDS encoding glycoside hydrolase family 3 N-terminal domain-containing protein: protein MRYLLSLICILFIISPTYSQDENHPLAHKNLELQQKWVDSVYNNLSIEEKVGQLFMVRAFSDKKKSNEKEVSNLINKYHIGGLIFSTGGPVSQAKQNNLYQAISKTPLLIGMDAEWGLSMRLDSTYAFPWNMTLGAISDNNLVERTGYHIGEHCKRIGVHFNFAPVVDINTNPKNPIIGNRSFGEDRDNVTAKASAFMKGMQEAGVLANAKHFPGHGDTDSDSHKTLPTISFNEKRIDSIELYPYRQLIKEGLSSVMVAHLNVPSLEPRDGFPSSLSKHIVTDILKDSLGFKGLIFTDALEMKGVSNFSTPGEIDLAAFQAGNDVLLISEDVPIAISKIIDAYKNKEISEERLAHSVKKILMAKYKVGLDHYEPIGTAALVNDLNRLQDDLLYEELLENAVTVLKNTSSLLPLRNLETKKIAYVELGDDSGSVFYDELKKYTKVHRVQAEKLDELISKLQNYNTVVIGFHKKNDNPWQGYKFTDKELVWLYEIARTNTVVLDVFARPYALLDLASHENIESIVMSYQNSAIAQEKSAQAIFGAIPVKGAIPVSIGANFKAGDGISYNALFNLTYGLPERVGMSSEKLARVDSLAQYAVDQKMTPGIQLLIARKGKVIYNKNFGTHTYETNEKVKFEDLYDVASLTKILATLPLLMELEEKKVISLNTKLSRILPEYLDSNKKNVTIKQMLSHYAKLKPWIPFYVATLDSVTKKPDPKYYRRVGTPRFSVKVAEQMYLRHDYPDSIQKIIKDSELLSSLRYRYSDMPYYILKKYIEGYYKKPLDELVQQHFYQSLGANYTTYNPSTKFTDKNIIPTEIDDYYRFQKVHGYVHDMGAAMQNGVGGHAGIFSNANDVAKIMQMYLQKGYYGGKRYLRPETLEKFNTCYYCEKDVRRGIGFDKPQLGDEGPTCGCVSMTSFGHSGFTGTYAWADPEEDLVYIFLANRTYPKAGKNLLLRENIRTDIQRLIYEAIIE from the coding sequence ATGCGATATCTATTGTCCCTCATTTGTATTCTTTTTATAATATCACCTACATATTCTCAAGATGAGAATCACCCTTTAGCTCACAAGAATCTTGAGTTACAGCAAAAATGGGTGGATAGTGTATATAACAACCTAAGTATTGAAGAGAAGGTAGGACAACTATTTATGGTTAGGGCTTTTTCAGACAAAAAAAAATCTAATGAAAAGGAGGTCTCCAACCTTATTAATAAGTATCATATTGGTGGATTAATCTTTTCTACTGGAGGTCCTGTAAGTCAGGCCAAGCAAAACAACCTATATCAAGCCATTTCTAAGACACCATTGCTGATTGGAATGGATGCAGAATGGGGATTAAGTATGCGTTTGGATTCTACATATGCATTTCCTTGGAATATGACTTTGGGAGCGATTAGTGATAACAATTTAGTAGAACGTACTGGCTATCATATTGGAGAGCATTGCAAACGTATAGGTGTTCATTTTAACTTTGCACCAGTGGTCGATATCAATACAAACCCAAAAAATCCAATTATTGGAAATCGTTCGTTTGGTGAAGATCGAGATAATGTTACGGCAAAAGCTTCTGCTTTTATGAAAGGCATGCAAGAAGCAGGTGTTCTTGCGAATGCTAAGCACTTTCCTGGTCATGGCGATACCGATAGCGATTCTCATAAAACACTTCCAACTATTTCTTTTAATGAAAAACGTATCGACTCGATAGAATTATATCCATACCGTCAACTCATCAAAGAAGGCTTATCTAGTGTTATGGTAGCACATTTAAATGTTCCTAGTTTAGAACCGCGTGACGGCTTTCCATCATCGTTGTCAAAACATATCGTTACAGATATCTTAAAAGATTCTTTAGGATTTAAAGGGCTTATTTTTACAGATGCTTTAGAAATGAAAGGCGTGTCAAATTTTAGTACACCAGGTGAAATTGATCTTGCAGCTTTTCAGGCAGGAAATGATGTGTTATTAATTTCTGAGGATGTTCCTATTGCAATTTCTAAAATTATTGATGCGTATAAGAATAAGGAAATTTCCGAAGAACGACTCGCACATTCTGTAAAGAAAATTCTAATGGCCAAATACAAAGTTGGACTTGATCATTATGAGCCCATTGGTACAGCGGCATTAGTGAATGACTTAAATCGCTTACAAGATGATTTACTCTATGAGGAATTATTAGAAAATGCGGTTACAGTGTTGAAGAATACATCTAGTTTGTTACCACTTAGAAATTTAGAAACAAAGAAAATAGCCTATGTAGAGCTTGGAGATGACAGTGGTTCCGTATTTTATGATGAGCTTAAAAAATATACCAAAGTACATCGTGTTCAGGCAGAAAAACTTGACGAGCTTATATCCAAGCTCCAAAATTATAATACAGTAGTTATTGGTTTTCATAAGAAAAATGATAACCCGTGGCAAGGCTATAAATTCACCGACAAGGAGTTGGTTTGGCTCTATGAGATTGCCAGAACCAATACTGTAGTTTTAGATGTCTTTGCTCGTCCTTATGCGCTTTTAGACTTAGCGAGTCATGAGAATATTGAAAGTATTGTCATGAGTTATCAAAATAGCGCTATTGCTCAAGAAAAATCGGCTCAAGCCATATTTGGCGCAATACCAGTAAAAGGGGCTATTCCAGTATCGATAGGTGCTAATTTTAAAGCTGGCGATGGCATTTCATACAATGCCCTTTTTAATTTAACTTATGGTTTACCAGAGCGTGTTGGTATGAGTTCTGAGAAGTTAGCGCGAGTAGATTCTTTGGCACAATATGCTGTGGATCAAAAAATGACACCCGGTATCCAATTGCTTATCGCGAGAAAAGGGAAAGTGATTTACAATAAAAACTTTGGAACACATACTTATGAGACTAATGAAAAGGTGAAATTTGAAGACCTGTATGATGTGGCTTCACTCACTAAGATTTTAGCTACATTACCCTTATTAATGGAGTTAGAAGAAAAGAAAGTCATTTCGTTAAACACGAAGTTATCTAGAATCCTTCCGGAATACTTAGACTCTAACAAAAAGAATGTGACGATAAAACAAATGTTATCGCATTATGCGAAGCTTAAACCTTGGATTCCGTTTTACGTAGCGACTCTAGATTCTGTTACAAAAAAACCAGATCCAAAATATTACCGTCGTGTTGGGACACCGCGCTTTAGTGTAAAAGTAGCAGAGCAGATGTATTTGCGTCATGATTATCCGGATTCTATTCAAAAAATCATCAAAGATTCTGAGCTGTTATCAAGTTTACGCTACCGATACAGTGATATGCCGTATTACATTCTCAAAAAATATATTGAAGGTTATTATAAGAAACCATTGGATGAGTTGGTACAACAGCACTTTTATCAATCTTTAGGCGCAAATTACACGACTTATAACCCGTCTACTAAATTCACTGATAAAAATATTATCCCTACAGAAATTGATGATTATTACCGATTTCAAAAGGTGCATGGGTATGTTCATGATATGGGAGCCGCAATGCAAAATGGAGTAGGCGGACATGCAGGTATTTTTAGTAATGCTAATGATGTCGCCAAAATCATGCAGATGTATCTTCAGAAAGGTTATTATGGTGGGAAACGTTATTTGCGACCAGAAACTTTAGAAAAATTCAACACCTGTTATTATTGTGAGAAAGATGTTAGGCGAGGGATTGGTTTCGACAAACCACAACTTGGAGACGAAGGTCCAACCTGTGGTTGTGTTTCAATGACCAGCTTTGGGCATTCTGGGTTTACTGGCACATATGCATGGGCAGATCCTGAAGAAGATCTTGTTTATATATTTTTAGCCAATAGAACATACCCCAAAGCAGGAAAGAACCTTTTGTTAAGAGAAAATATTAGAACAGATATACAACGTTTAATTTACGAAGCAATCATAGAATAA
- the bshA gene encoding N-acetyl-alpha-D-glucosaminyl L-malate synthase BshA, producing MRIGIVCYPTFGGSGVVATELGLELSKRGHEIHFITYNQPVRLELLSHNVHYHEVNVPEYPLFHYQPYELALSSKLVDMVKLHQIEILHVHYAIPHAYAAYMAKKMLQEEGIYIPFVTTLHGTDITLVGSHPFYKTAVTFSINKSDAVTSVSQSLKDDTLRLFDIKNDIHVVPNFIDLERHEPHFTDCQRAMMATDDERIITHISNFREVKQIPDVIRVFYNIQKQIPAKLMMVGEGPEREPAELLCEELGITDKVIFFGNSNEIDKILCFSDLFLLPSLTESFGLSALEAMASGVPVISSNTGGIPEVNVHGVSGFLSEINDIDDMTKNALYILTDSNRLSEFKANAKGVSKRFDIHQIVPKYEKIYEDTLKKCMIL from the coding sequence ATGCGAATAGGAATAGTATGTTACCCAACATTTGGCGGAAGCGGAGTAGTAGCCACGGAATTAGGTTTAGAATTATCTAAACGTGGTCATGAAATTCATTTTATTACTTACAATCAACCTGTGCGTCTTGAATTATTAAGTCATAATGTGCATTATCATGAGGTGAATGTACCAGAATACCCGCTATTTCATTACCAGCCCTACGAATTAGCCTTGTCGAGTAAATTAGTAGATATGGTGAAGTTACATCAAATTGAAATCTTACATGTGCATTATGCGATCCCACACGCTTATGCGGCATATATGGCTAAAAAGATGTTACAAGAAGAGGGTATTTATATTCCTTTTGTTACCACCTTGCATGGTACAGATATTACGCTAGTAGGGAGTCATCCCTTTTATAAAACAGCAGTAACATTTAGTATTAATAAATCAGATGCGGTAACTTCTGTGTCACAGAGCTTGAAAGACGATACCTTACGATTATTCGATATTAAAAATGATATCCATGTGGTTCCAAATTTCATTGATTTAGAACGTCACGAACCTCATTTTACAGATTGTCAACGTGCCATGATGGCAACTGATGATGAACGCATCATTACACATATTAGTAACTTTAGAGAAGTCAAACAAATTCCTGATGTCATTCGGGTATTTTATAATATTCAGAAACAAATTCCAGCCAAATTAATGATGGTTGGAGAAGGTCCGGAGCGAGAACCTGCAGAATTGTTATGTGAAGAATTAGGAATTACAGATAAAGTCATTTTCTTCGGAAACAGTAATGAAATCGATAAGATTCTCTGCTTCAGTGATTTATTTTTATTGCCTTCATTAACTGAAAGTTTCGGATTATCAGCCTTAGAAGCTATGGCATCTGGGGTGCCTGTAATTTCTAGTAATACCGGTGGAATACCAGAAGTGAATGTTCATGGCGTATCAGGGTTTTTGAGTGAAATCAATGATATTGATGATATGACTAAAAACGCCTTATATATTTTAACTGATTCTAATCGATTGTCAGAATTTAAAGCAAATGCAAAAGGTGTGTCAAAGCGTTTTGATATTCATCAGATTGTTCCAAAATATGAGAAAATTTATGAAGATACTTTGAAAAAGTGTATGATTTTGTGA
- the serB gene encoding phosphoserine phosphatase SerB, with protein MTNEIFLLNISGQDKPGLTSSLTAVLSHYGAKVLDMGQANIHDTLSLGFLFEIESKKKSAAVLKDLLFKAYELGVTAKFTPISLEDYERWVTMQGKDRYIITILGERLSAEQISKVTEVISEKNLNIDAIKRLTGRTSLVREEEYPRASIQLSIRGKIDCKLDFTEKFMQISRDLDVDIAFQEDNIFRRNRRLVCFDMDSTLIQAEVIDELAELAGVGAEVKAITESAMQGEIDFNESFKKRMKLLKGLREEVLHDVAVNLPITKGAKRLIDTLKSYGFKTAILSGGFTYFGHYLQKELGIDYVYANELEIDDGVLTGGYLGEIVDGEKKAEYLKDIAKLEGIDISQTIAVGDGANDLPMLNLAGLGIAFHAKPTVKDNAQSSISSIGLDGVLYLLGYHDRHIDLLD; from the coding sequence ATGACCAACGAAATTTTTTTACTAAACATCTCTGGACAAGATAAACCAGGATTAACTTCTAGTTTAACGGCTGTTTTATCACATTATGGCGCCAAAGTATTAGATATGGGTCAGGCGAATATACATGACACACTATCTCTAGGTTTTCTGTTCGAAATTGAATCCAAAAAGAAATCGGCTGCTGTATTAAAAGATTTGCTTTTTAAAGCCTACGAACTCGGTGTTACTGCTAAGTTTACACCAATCTCACTTGAAGATTATGAACGTTGGGTAACGATGCAAGGGAAAGATCGGTATATCATTACCATTTTAGGAGAACGATTATCGGCGGAACAAATATCTAAAGTAACCGAGGTGATTTCAGAAAAGAATTTAAATATAGATGCTATAAAACGACTTACAGGACGTACATCACTAGTGAGAGAAGAAGAATATCCTCGAGCTTCCATACAGTTATCGATAAGAGGTAAAATTGATTGCAAGTTAGATTTTACCGAAAAATTCATGCAAATCTCAAGAGATTTAGATGTCGATATCGCATTTCAGGAAGATAATATTTTTAGAAGAAATAGACGCCTTGTGTGCTTTGATATGGATTCTACACTTATTCAAGCCGAAGTTATTGATGAACTAGCAGAATTGGCTGGTGTGGGAGCTGAAGTAAAAGCAATTACAGAGTCGGCTATGCAAGGTGAAATAGATTTTAATGAGAGTTTTAAAAAACGCATGAAACTGCTAAAAGGATTGCGCGAAGAGGTGCTCCATGATGTTGCCGTTAATTTACCTATAACAAAAGGGGCTAAACGACTTATTGATACGCTCAAAAGTTACGGATTTAAAACCGCTATTTTATCAGGTGGTTTTACCTATTTTGGTCACTATTTGCAAAAAGAATTAGGCATTGATTATGTTTATGCCAACGAATTAGAAATTGACGACGGTGTGCTCACTGGTGGTTATCTAGGTGAAATTGTTGATGGGGAAAAAAAAGCAGAATATCTTAAAGATATTGCAAAACTAGAGGGTATAGACATTAGTCAAACCATAGCAGTTGGTGATGGAGCCAATGATTTACCTATGCTTAATTTAGCAGGATTGGGCATCGCATTTCATGCGAAACCAACTGTAAAAGATAATGCTCAAAGTTCTATTTCAAGTATTGGATTAGATGGTGTTCTTTACCTGTTAGGATATCATGATAGGCATATCGATTTACTCGATTAG
- a CDS encoding DEAD/DEAH box helicase: MERTFFDLGISKPLIKGLKELQIKTPTEIQAEAIPVLLNNDTDFIGLAQTGTGKTAAYGLPILQNINPKKDHVQALILAPTRELVQQIQKQLFKFTKYCDDKIFSEGVYGGEKIDVQMKRLKRTTHIIVATPGRLLDFIERGDIDIKHIETLVLDEADEMLSMGFKQDLNKIFKYTTGTRHTWLFSATMPEEIQKIIRTYMSVDAVKVEIDKNSLVNANISHHYIVTSIKEKTNIITRLLDKYNNDRGIIFVRTKASAMQLTEKLKAEGFSVEALQGDMQQKERDKVMRAFKNESLQFLVSTDVSARGIDVNNLAFVIHHQLPDQLEYYTHRSGRTARAGKTGASIALIISGEEQQIQNLQKDLDIKFKQMTL; the protein is encoded by the coding sequence ATGGAACGCACATTTTTTGATTTAGGTATTTCAAAACCTTTAATAAAGGGTTTAAAGGAATTACAGATAAAAACACCAACTGAAATTCAGGCAGAAGCCATTCCCGTATTATTAAATAATGATACTGATTTTATTGGATTAGCACAGACCGGAACGGGAAAAACAGCAGCTTACGGTTTACCAATTCTTCAAAATATCAATCCAAAAAAAGATCATGTGCAGGCATTAATTTTAGCGCCAACAAGAGAATTAGTACAACAAATACAAAAGCAGCTTTTTAAATTCACAAAGTATTGTGATGATAAAATCTTTAGTGAAGGTGTTTATGGTGGTGAAAAAATAGATGTTCAAATGAAACGACTAAAGCGTACCACGCATATTATTGTGGCAACTCCTGGTCGCTTATTAGATTTTATAGAACGTGGTGATATCGATATCAAACATATAGAAACACTTGTATTGGACGAAGCTGATGAGATGCTTAGTATGGGTTTTAAGCAAGATTTGAATAAGATATTTAAATACACTACTGGAACCAGACACACCTGGTTATTCTCCGCGACTATGCCTGAAGAAATTCAAAAGATCATTCGGACATATATGTCTGTAGATGCGGTGAAAGTTGAAATTGATAAAAACAGCTTAGTTAATGCTAATATATCCCATCATTATATTGTCACCTCTATCAAGGAAAAAACAAATATAATCACACGTTTATTAGATAAATATAATAATGATAGAGGAATTATTTTTGTGAGAACCAAAGCTAGTGCGATGCAACTTACTGAAAAATTAAAAGCTGAAGGTTTTTCAGTAGAGGCCTTACAAGGGGATATGCAACAAAAAGAACGCGATAAAGTCATGCGAGCATTTAAAAATGAGTCCTTACAATTTTTAGTTTCCACCGATGTTTCAGCAAGAGGTATCGATGTAAATAATTTAGCGTTTGTAATTCATCATCAATTACCAGATCAATTAGAATATTATACCCATAGGAGTGGCAGAACTGCTAGAGCTGGAAAAACTGGAGCATCAATTGCTCTCATCATTTCGGGTGAAGAACAACAAATTCAAAACTTACAGAAAGATCTAGATATTAAGTTTAAACAAATGACGCTTTAA